Proteins from a genomic interval of Gordonia sp. SL306:
- a CDS encoding DoxX family protein, which translates to MSTDVSSRAKALDLGLLTLRTAVGATLFAHGAQKLTGWFGGPGIEATASGMNQMGFKPAKLSAVTAGVSEAAGGLVALGAGTRVASAAGAAAMIAAADVHRPNGFFAQNGGLEYPAILGIASAALALTGPGRYSLDSKMGHRLERDGVGVAALAAATAGAAAVLYRRKKVTATA; encoded by the coding sequence ATGTCTACTGATGTTTCATCACGAGCGAAGGCGCTCGATCTGGGCCTGCTGACGCTGCGCACTGCGGTGGGTGCGACGTTGTTCGCCCATGGCGCACAGAAGCTCACCGGTTGGTTCGGCGGGCCGGGCATCGAGGCGACCGCATCCGGCATGAATCAGATGGGCTTCAAGCCTGCCAAGCTGTCCGCGGTCACCGCCGGGGTCAGCGAAGCTGCCGGTGGTCTTGTCGCGTTGGGCGCGGGCACCCGGGTCGCCTCGGCAGCCGGCGCCGCAGCCATGATCGCGGCCGCCGATGTACACCGCCCGAATGGCTTCTTCGCGCAGAACGGCGGCCTGGAGTACCCAGCGATCCTGGGCATCGCCTCGGCAGCGCTGGCCCTGACCGGCCCCGGCCGCTACTCCCTGGACAGCAAGATGGGACATCGCCTCGAGCGTGACGGGGTGGGGGTGGCCGCGCTCGCCGCCGCGACCGCGGGTGCAGCAGCAGTGCTGTACCGCCGCAAAAAGGTGACAGCCACCGCCTGA